A part of Roseitalea porphyridii genomic DNA contains:
- a CDS encoding outer-membrane lipoprotein carrier protein LolA, whose protein sequence is MTQTNRTARLLPTRRTALALSAGSLFAMALPGTGIAQASGAAQQIADHFTRVRTMMGEFVQFGPNGEQTGGKFFIERPGRVLFLYEEPSNIRVVADGRSVVVNNKKLDTWDAYSLGQTPLKLVLADRIDLSDGKVKQVIEDDDLTTIVLQDRQVFGDSTITMMFDPQSYDLRQWTIRDAQGKDTTVMIYNVREGVTFGDGTFDIDYGRIRRSRNNNNNN, encoded by the coding sequence ATGACCCAGACCAATCGCACCGCAAGGCTCCTGCCGACCCGCCGCACCGCGCTGGCCCTGTCCGCCGGCAGCCTCTTCGCCATGGCCCTGCCCGGCACCGGCATCGCCCAGGCCTCGGGCGCCGCCCAGCAGATCGCCGACCATTTCACCCGTGTCCGCACCATGATGGGCGAGTTCGTCCAGTTCGGCCCGAACGGCGAGCAGACGGGCGGCAAGTTCTTCATCGAGCGACCGGGGCGGGTCCTGTTCCTCTATGAGGAGCCGTCCAACATCCGCGTCGTCGCAGACGGCCGGTCGGTCGTCGTCAACAACAAGAAGCTCGACACCTGGGACGCCTATTCGCTCGGCCAGACCCCGCTCAAGCTCGTGCTCGCCGACCGGATCGACCTGAGCGACGGCAAGGTCAAGCAGGTCATCGAGGACGACGATCTGACCACGATCGTCCTGCAGGACCGGCAGGTCTTCGGCGATTCGACGATCACCATGATGTTCGACCCGCAGAGCTACGATCTGCGCCAGTGGACCATCCGTGACGCGCAGGGGAAGGACACCACGGTGATGATCTACAATGTGCGCGAGGGCGTGACCTTCGGCGACGGCACGTTCGACATCGACTATGGCCGGATCCGCAGAAGCCGGAACAATAACAACAACAACTGA
- a CDS encoding exodeoxyribonuclease III translates to MSRSDSFTIATWNINSVRLRRGLVESFLTTHAPDVLCLQETKCLNDQFPAKAFARLGYEHVALNGQKAYHGVATLSRIPFATVDRRDFCQMGDSRHVETTVDVAGTRLRIHNFYVPAGGDEPDPAINPKFAHKLQFLDEMRQITTGTGEHDAALLVGDLNVAPLENDVWSHRQLLRVVSHTPVETGTLEDMRTGAGWSDLMRLRVPPSEKLFTWWSYRARDWAASNRGRRLDHIWGSHALEGALADMSVLTEARGWEKPSDHVPVVARFAL, encoded by the coding sequence ATGTCCCGCTCCGACAGCTTCACCATCGCCACCTGGAACATCAACTCGGTCCGGCTGCGCCGGGGCCTTGTCGAATCCTTCCTGACCACGCACGCGCCGGACGTTCTGTGCCTTCAGGAGACCAAGTGCCTGAACGACCAGTTCCCGGCCAAGGCGTTCGCCAGGCTCGGCTACGAGCATGTCGCGCTGAACGGCCAGAAGGCCTATCACGGCGTCGCGACGCTCTCACGCATCCCCTTTGCCACGGTCGATCGGCGCGATTTCTGCCAGATGGGTGATTCGCGCCATGTGGAGACCACGGTCGACGTCGCCGGGACGCGGCTGCGCATTCACAATTTCTACGTCCCGGCCGGCGGCGACGAGCCCGACCCCGCGATCAATCCCAAATTCGCCCACAAGCTGCAGTTCCTCGACGAAATGCGCCAGATCACCACCGGCACCGGCGAGCACGATGCGGCGCTGCTCGTCGGCGACCTCAACGTCGCCCCGCTCGAGAACGATGTCTGGTCGCACCGGCAACTGCTCCGGGTGGTCAGCCATACGCCGGTCGAGACCGGGACGCTCGAGGACATGCGAACCGGAGCGGGTTGGTCAGACCTGATGCGCCTGCGCGTGCCGCCCAGCGAGAAGCTGTTCACCTGGTGGAGCTACCGCGCGCGCGACTGGGCCGCATCGAACCGCGGCCGCCGCCTCGATCACATCTGGGGCTCGCACGCGCTCGAGGGCGCATTGGCCGACATGAGCGTGCTCACCGAGGCGCGCGGCTGGGAGAAGCCGTCCGATCACGTGCCGGTCGTGGCGCGCTTCGCCCTTTGA
- a CDS encoding cyclic nucleotide-binding domain-containing protein gives MTLNDDIAALSAARLFEDLSTEQLRLLAFGAERLRFAAGRTLFRQDERADCGFIVDVGAIALIRHTDRGEQRVMTAGPGMVLGQLALITETNWMTSARTETDSEVLRISRSLFRRMLAEYPQTAMAIHAQLAGDLKRLLKDIERVERGFRDAPGL, from the coding sequence GTGACGCTCAACGACGATATTGCCGCCCTGTCGGCGGCGCGGCTCTTCGAGGATCTCAGCACCGAGCAGCTGCGCCTTCTGGCCTTTGGCGCCGAGCGGCTGCGCTTTGCGGCGGGCCGCACGCTGTTCCGGCAGGACGAACGCGCCGACTGCGGTTTCATCGTCGATGTGGGCGCGATCGCCCTGATCCGTCACACCGATCGCGGCGAGCAGCGCGTGATGACGGCGGGGCCGGGCATGGTTCTCGGCCAGCTGGCGCTGATCACCGAAACGAACTGGATGACCTCGGCACGCACCGAGACGGACAGCGAGGTGTTGCGGATCAGCCGCTCGCTGTTCCGGCGGATGTTGGCCGAGTATCCGCAGACGGCGATGGCGATCCACGCCCAGCTTGCCGGTGATCTCAAGCGGCTCTTGAAGGACATCGAGCGGGTCGAGCGCGGCTTCCGGGATGCGCCCGGCCTGTGA
- a CDS encoding response regulator transcription factor, giving the protein MTKRTLLLVDDDDDLREVLVEQLSLYEEFEVLQAAAAAKGIEAARGAMIDLVVMDVGLPDMDGREAVKILRKGGFKAPIIMLTGHDTDSDTILGLEAGANDYVTKPFKFAVLLARIRAQLRQHEQSEDATFAVGPYTFTPSQKMLVDGNGRKIRLTEKEASIIKYLYRSGAQVVTRDTLLEEVWGYNSGVTTHTLETHVYRLRQKIEADPSNAAILVTESGGYKLVP; this is encoded by the coding sequence ATGACGAAGCGAACGCTGCTGCTGGTCGACGACGATGACGATCTGCGCGAAGTGCTGGTCGAGCAATTGTCGCTCTACGAGGAGTTCGAGGTCCTGCAGGCGGCGGCCGCGGCCAAGGGGATCGAGGCGGCGCGCGGCGCGATGATCGATCTGGTCGTCATGGATGTCGGCCTGCCCGACATGGACGGGCGCGAGGCGGTCAAGATCCTGCGCAAGGGCGGCTTCAAGGCGCCGATCATCATGCTGACCGGCCATGACACCGATTCGGACACGATCCTGGGTCTGGAGGCCGGCGCCAACGACTATGTCACCAAGCCGTTCAAGTTCGCCGTCCTGCTGGCCCGCATCCGCGCGCAGCTTCGCCAGCACGAGCAGAGCGAGGACGCGACCTTCGCGGTCGGCCCCTACACCTTCACGCCGAGCCAGAAAATGCTGGTCGACGGCAACGGCCGCAAGATCCGGCTGACCGAGAAGGAAGCCTCGATCATCAAGTACCTCTATCGCAGCGGTGCGCAGGTGGTCACCCGCGACACGCTGCTCGAGGAGGTCTGGGGCTACAATTCCGGGGTGACCACGCACACGCTGGAGACCCATGTCTACCGGTTGCGCCAGAAGATCGAGGCCGATCCGTCCAACGCGGCGATCCTGGTCACCGAGAGCGGCGGCTACAAGCTGGTCCCCTGA
- a CDS encoding L,D-transpeptidase family protein, whose amino-acid sequence MIATVTLHRAPGHRQRGVLKAGPRVLPCALGRGGPGVLKREGDGVTPAGGPLRPLWGYWRADRGPRPTTALRMIPTRADDGWCDAPAHPAYNRPVRLPFAASHETMWRTDALYDICIVLDWNMEPGRARDRGSAIFAHLAKDGYPPTEGCIALARRDMVWLLARIDRRTQVSVSA is encoded by the coding sequence ATGATCGCCACCGTCACCCTCCATCGTGCGCCCGGCCATCGCCAGCGTGGGGTGCTCAAGGCGGGCCCGCGCGTGCTGCCCTGTGCCCTGGGGCGTGGCGGCCCGGGCGTGCTCAAGCGCGAGGGCGACGGCGTCACTCCGGCCGGCGGTCCATTGCGTCCGCTCTGGGGCTACTGGCGCGCCGACCGTGGACCCCGTCCGACCACCGCGCTTCGGATGATCCCGACCCGCGCCGACGACGGCTGGTGCGATGCGCCGGCCCACCCGGCCTACAACCGCCCCGTCCGGCTGCCGTTCGCCGCCTCGCACGAGACCATGTGGCGGACCGATGCCCTCTACGACATCTGCATCGTGCTCGACTGGAACATGGAGCCGGGAAGAGCGCGCGATCGCGGCTCGGCCATCTTCGCCCATCTTGCGAAGGACGGCTATCCGCCGACCGAGGGCTGCATCGCGCTCGCGCGGCGGGACATGGTCTGGTTGCTCGCCCGCATCGACCGGCGCACGCAGGTGAGCGTCAGCGCGTGA
- a CDS encoding DUF1761 domain-containing protein encodes MDFGGINLWAVLAATVAAFIVGAVYYGTLSKPWMRAAGIAVEDAAFGPALFAMTFVCLLVMAFVLAGLIGHLGDGQVTLRNGVISGLFVWAGFMATTMTINHRYQNDGWDLTLIDGLHWLLVAVVMGAVIGLIGV; translated from the coding sequence ATGGATTTTGGCGGAATCAACCTCTGGGCCGTGCTGGCGGCGACCGTGGCGGCATTCATCGTCGGCGCGGTCTATTACGGTACGCTTTCCAAGCCCTGGATGCGCGCGGCGGGCATCGCCGTGGAGGACGCCGCGTTCGGTCCCGCCCTTTTCGCGATGACGTTCGTCTGCCTGCTGGTGATGGCGTTCGTGCTGGCCGGGCTGATCGGACATCTCGGCGACGGGCAGGTAACGCTGCGCAACGGCGTCATTTCGGGCCTCTTCGTCTGGGCCGGCTTCATGGCGACGACGATGACGATCAATCACCGCTACCAGAACGATGGTTGGGACCTGACGCTGATCGACGGGCTGCACTGGCTGCTCGTCGCGGTGGTGATGGGCGCGGTGATCGGGCTGATCGGCGTGTGA
- a CDS encoding TadE/TadG family type IV pilus assembly protein, translated as MRTIVARRLSPLVAAGRAFAADRGGNFAALFGLSSLVLISAAGMALDYSRLSSAKVRLNQAVDAAVLSTTRNITLGTITEDEAEEVVTAYVLANIDEGELAGEPVQIDKVVVDPAAKTLLVEASIRVPMTLTKLISASERVVSTDAKAQFSNTQIEVAMALDITGSMATWIPASGETRMQGLKKAATKAIDMMFAAPGADERVRIGLVPYAATVDASPVIDEINYTGSSNGCVYERTGPKRYERDFASPLHPVGGTKDCPGAEILPMTDNAALLKSRINAFGTGGCTAGHIAIAWSYYMLAPEWNSAWPAGSDAGPFAPGTRKYAIIMTDGIFNTHPSSGKWCNTPGQAQSNLYARKLCDSMKDDGIKVYTIAFAAPAKAAALMKDCANPDTAESTFFFNATDSDQLEDAFAAIAEDITGLTLIN; from the coding sequence ATGCGCACGATCGTTGCACGCCGTCTCTCGCCGCTCGTCGCCGCCGGCCGCGCCTTCGCGGCGGACCGTGGCGGCAATTTCGCGGCCCTGTTCGGATTGAGCAGCCTGGTGCTGATCTCGGCGGCGGGCATGGCGCTCGACTATTCGCGTCTTTCGTCCGCCAAGGTCCGGCTGAACCAGGCCGTCGATGCGGCGGTTCTGTCGACCACGCGCAACATCACACTCGGCACGATCACCGAGGACGAGGCCGAAGAGGTCGTCACCGCGTACGTACTGGCCAATATCGACGAGGGCGAACTGGCCGGCGAGCCCGTCCAAATCGACAAGGTGGTCGTCGACCCGGCGGCCAAGACGCTTCTGGTCGAGGCCTCGATCCGCGTTCCGATGACGCTGACCAAGCTGATCTCGGCCAGCGAGCGAGTCGTCTCCACCGATGCCAAGGCGCAGTTCTCGAACACGCAGATCGAAGTGGCGATGGCGCTCGACATCACCGGGTCGATGGCGACATGGATACCCGCCTCCGGCGAGACGCGCATGCAGGGGCTAAAGAAGGCGGCGACCAAGGCCATCGACATGATGTTCGCGGCGCCGGGCGCCGATGAGCGCGTGCGTATCGGGCTCGTGCCCTATGCCGCGACCGTCGACGCAAGCCCGGTCATCGACGAGATCAACTATACCGGTTCTTCGAACGGCTGCGTCTACGAACGCACCGGACCGAAGCGCTACGAGCGTGACTTCGCGAGCCCGCTGCATCCGGTCGGCGGCACCAAGGATTGTCCCGGCGCCGAGATCCTGCCGATGACCGACAACGCCGCGCTGCTCAAGAGCCGCATCAACGCGTTCGGCACCGGTGGCTGCACGGCCGGCCATATCGCAATCGCCTGGTCCTACTACATGCTGGCGCCGGAATGGAATTCGGCTTGGCCGGCAGGCTCGGACGCGGGCCCGTTCGCGCCCGGCACGCGCAAGTACGCCATCATCATGACCGACGGCATCTTCAACACGCATCCGTCGAGCGGAAAGTGGTGCAACACGCCGGGACAGGCGCAGTCGAACCTTTATGCGCGCAAGCTGTGCGATTCGATGAAGGATGACGGCATAAAGGTCTACACGATCGCGTTCGCCGCGCCGGCGAAGGCGGCGGCCCTCATGAAGGACTGCGCCAATCCGGACACCGCCGAATCGACCTTCTTCTTCAATGCCACCGACAGTGACCAGCTGGAGGACGCGTTCGCGGCGATCGCCGAGGACATCACCGGCCTGACGCTGATCAACTGA
- a CDS encoding DUF1674 domain-containing protein encodes MTQTDRQAGEPGAAEPAEAPEPPARRFEDLPPAAQRALREAEARRTEFDRQQAEAQKEYGGRGGKDPARFGDWEIKGIAIDF; translated from the coding sequence ATGACACAGACCGACAGGCAGGCAGGAGAACCCGGCGCGGCGGAACCGGCCGAGGCGCCCGAGCCGCCCGCGCGCCGTTTCGAGGACCTGCCGCCCGCCGCGCAGCGTGCGCTCAGGGAAGCCGAAGCCCGTCGGACCGAATTCGACCGGCAGCAGGCCGAGGCGCAGAAGGAATATGGCGGGCGCGGCGGCAAGGATCCCGCCCGGTTCGGCGACTGGGAGATCAAGGGCATCGCCATCGATTTCTGA
- the htpX gene encoding zinc metalloprotease HtpX, with amino-acid sequence MNMVKTAMLIAFMTALFMGVGYLIGGTGGMMIAFVIALAMNAFSYWNADKMVLRMNGAVEVDENSAPEYYRMVRDLAANAGLPMPKVYIIKQDQPNAFATGRNPDNAAVAATTGLLETLTPEEVAGVMAHELAHVQNRDTLIMTITATLAGAISILGNFALFFGSGRNNHPLGLIGVLIAMIVAPFAAMIVQMAISRTREYSADRRGAEICGRPDLLASALAKIARAAGRHVNEPAERNPATAHMFIINPLNGQRADGLFSTHPDTQNRIDALMAMTDIGGQPPAREARPSPAPEPRRTSGVPGTGRRWGRSDGGGSGPWG; translated from the coding sequence ATGAACATGGTCAAGACCGCCATGCTGATCGCCTTCATGACGGCCCTGTTCATGGGCGTCGGCTATCTGATCGGCGGCACGGGCGGCATGATGATCGCCTTCGTCATCGCGCTTGCGATGAATGCCTTTTCCTACTGGAACGCCGACAAGATGGTGCTGCGCATGAACGGCGCGGTCGAGGTCGACGAGAACAGCGCCCCCGAATATTACCGGATGGTCCGCGATCTGGCCGCCAATGCCGGCCTGCCGATGCCGAAGGTCTACATCATCAAGCAGGACCAGCCCAATGCGTTCGCCACCGGGCGCAATCCCGACAACGCCGCCGTCGCCGCGACGACGGGCCTGCTCGAGACGCTGACCCCCGAAGAGGTGGCCGGCGTGATGGCCCACGAACTGGCCCACGTGCAGAACCGCGACACGCTGATCATGACGATCACCGCGACGCTGGCGGGCGCGATCTCCATTCTGGGCAACTTCGCCCTGTTCTTCGGCTCCGGACGCAACAACCACCCGCTCGGCCTGATCGGCGTCCTTATCGCCATGATCGTCGCGCCGTTCGCCGCGATGATCGTGCAGATGGCGATCAGCCGCACGCGCGAATACTCGGCCGACCGGCGCGGCGCTGAAATCTGCGGCCGGCCCGACTTGTTGGCGAGCGCGCTCGCCAAGATCGCCCGGGCCGCCGGCCGGCACGTCAACGAGCCGGCCGAGCGCAATCCGGCGACGGCCCACATGTTCATCATCAATCCGCTCAACGGCCAGCGCGCCGACGGTCTGTTCTCCACCCATCCCGATACGCAGAACCGCATCGATGCGCTGATGGCGATGACCGACATCGGCGGCCAGCCGCCGGCGCGCGAAGCCCGTCCCTCGCCGGCGCCCGAACCGCGCCGCACCTCCGGCGTGCCCGGCACCGGACGGCGCTGGGGCCGTTCCGACGGTGGCGGCAGCGGGCCCTGGGGTTGA
- a CDS encoding RsmB/NOP family class I SAM-dependent RNA methyltransferase, producing the protein MSSARRRPRREGPSHSPAGKPGLAARQAAQRLLSAIVDARTPMDALTDDTHGHPHYLALDARDRSLVRAILMAALRHRGDLEALVTRFTERPLPDGAASLRAIIHVALAQILFLDVPNHSATDLAVAAAQADPRNRRFAGLVNALCRRAIRECEAIRAEIETQPVRAPQWFADRLEAVYGADRARAIEAVHRREAPIDLTLKDRSPANIAARAQTLDAWALPTGSLRLRHGTEIAALPGFDEGAFWVQDAAAAIPARLFGEVSGRHVADLCAAPGGKTAQLAALGAKVTAVDQSANRLKRLRANLDRLDLSQACETVAASLFDFTPDRPFDAVLLDAPCSSTGTVRRHPDVPWTKSDADIVKLADLQARMLARAATLVAPGGLLVFANCSLDPREGEDVARAFAADQDSFTIDAVSAAELPGLEDCLTAEGFVRTTPADLPAPAGEIAAGGVDGFFAARFRRTV; encoded by the coding sequence TTGAGTTCGGCCCGCCGGCGACCGCGCCGCGAAGGACCCTCGCACTCGCCCGCCGGCAAGCCCGGCCTTGCCGCGCGCCAGGCCGCCCAGCGCCTTCTGAGCGCCATCGTCGACGCCCGCACGCCGATGGACGCGCTCACCGACGACACCCACGGCCATCCGCACTATCTGGCGCTCGATGCGCGCGACCGGTCGCTGGTCCGCGCGATCCTGATGGCGGCGCTGCGCCACCGGGGCGATCTGGAAGCGCTGGTGACGCGCTTCACCGAGCGTCCGCTGCCCGACGGCGCCGCCTCCCTGCGCGCCATCATTCACGTGGCGCTCGCGCAGATCCTCTTCCTCGACGTGCCGAACCATTCGGCGACCGATCTCGCCGTCGCCGCCGCGCAGGCCGATCCGCGCAACCGCCGGTTCGCCGGGCTGGTCAACGCCCTGTGCCGCCGCGCGATCCGCGAATGCGAGGCGATCCGCGCGGAAATCGAGACGCAGCCGGTGCGCGCGCCGCAATGGTTCGCCGATCGCCTCGAGGCGGTCTACGGCGCCGACCGGGCGCGCGCGATCGAGGCGGTCCACCGGCGCGAGGCGCCGATCGACCTGACGCTGAAGGACCGATCGCCGGCCAACATCGCCGCCCGGGCACAGACACTCGATGCCTGGGCGCTGCCGACCGGCTCGCTGCGGCTTCGGCACGGCACCGAGATCGCCGCCCTGCCCGGCTTCGACGAGGGCGCGTTCTGGGTGCAGGACGCCGCCGCGGCGATCCCCGCGCGCCTGTTCGGCGAAGTGTCCGGCCGCCACGTCGCCGATCTGTGCGCGGCGCCCGGTGGCAAGACCGCGCAGCTCGCCGCCCTCGGAGCGAAGGTGACGGCCGTCGACCAGTCCGCCAACCGCCTCAAGCGCCTGCGCGCGAACCTCGACCGGCTGGACCTTTCCCAGGCGTGCGAAACCGTTGCCGCCTCCCTGTTCGACTTCACACCCGACAGACCGTTCGATGCCGTGCTGCTCGACGCGCCCTGCTCGTCGACGGGCACCGTGCGCCGCCATCCCGACGTGCCCTGGACCAAGTCGGACGCCGATATCGTCAAGCTGGCGGACCTGCAGGCGCGCATGCTCGCGAGGGCCGCCACCCTCGTCGCGCCCGGCGGCCTGCTCGTCTTCGCCAATTGCTCGCTCGATCCGCGCGAGGGCGAGGACGTCGCCCGCGCCTTTGCCGCCGACCAGGACAGCTTCACCATCGATGCGGTGTCCGCGGCCGAATTGCCGGGCCTTGAAGACTGCCTGACGGCCGAGGGCTTCGTGCGCACCACGCCCGCCGACCTGCCGGCGCCCGCCGGCGAGATCGCGGCCGGCGGCGTGGACGGCTTCTTTGCCGCGCGGTTCAGAAGAACTGTCTGA
- a CDS encoding heparinase II/III family protein — MGVSLGLYWQRFRYWLQAGSVSNWRLVGPVPARLLLSPSCLRPSDPLLARDFYQGRFTFAGRTVEAGSRSPFLAEPPSAAWHGELHGFRWIRHLAHAGTDLSASQARALIDDWILEHGKRLRDPAYDLPITASRIVSWLQHARFVLRNSDHAFYRRFMMSLARQVRYLRKAVRAQPESIDTLHAVIALAIASLALPTRERRRQRTARLLETMLKRQILPDGGHVTRNPAHLPELLADLLPLAQCYLAASRAVPPELVRAIDRMFPRLRAMRHVDGHLALFHGAGFSKTDLIAAVLRLDQTEGGSGARAVQSGYYRLEAGETVVIADTGTIPTGIDGTDCHASALAFEMSSRRSRIVVNLGTDRLQRSEYGPIARATAAHSTLSIGDASSARFRRFSGAPRRSRWRPTARPGPIGVDDWRNGEMTGFTASHDGYLRPFGLIHERGIAVAPDGRRVDGFDQLRPPSRRRRAPVEALLRFHLHPAVRVEPTRVENTFVLHVDGDRWAFRAVGAPASVEQSLYLAAVAGPAPTAQIVVTMAWPDVERVSWRFERLGD, encoded by the coding sequence TTGGGCGTCAGCCTGGGGCTGTACTGGCAGCGTTTTCGATACTGGTTGCAGGCGGGCTCGGTCAGCAACTGGCGCCTTGTCGGTCCCGTTCCGGCGCGCCTGCTGCTTTCACCCTCCTGCCTGAGACCGTCCGACCCCCTGCTTGCCCGCGACTTCTACCAGGGCCGCTTCACTTTCGCCGGCCGGACCGTCGAGGCGGGCAGCCGGTCGCCGTTCCTCGCCGAGCCGCCCTCGGCCGCCTGGCACGGCGAACTGCACGGCTTTCGCTGGATACGTCATCTCGCCCACGCCGGCACCGACCTTTCGGCCAGCCAGGCGCGCGCGCTGATCGACGACTGGATCTTAGAGCATGGCAAGCGGCTGCGCGATCCGGCCTACGATCTGCCGATCACGGCCAGCCGCATCGTCTCCTGGCTGCAGCACGCCCGCTTCGTTCTGCGCAACTCCGACCACGCCTTCTACCGCCGGTTCATGATGTCGCTGGCCCGACAGGTGCGCTATCTGCGCAAGGCGGTGCGTGCCCAGCCCGAGAGCATCGACACGCTTCACGCCGTGATCGCACTGGCGATCGCCTCTCTGGCCCTGCCGACTCGCGAACGGCGCCGGCAGCGCACCGCCCGGCTGCTCGAGACGATGCTCAAGCGGCAGATCCTGCCCGATGGCGGACACGTCACCCGCAACCCGGCCCATCTTCCCGAACTGCTCGCAGACCTGCTGCCGCTGGCCCAGTGCTACCTGGCGGCCTCGCGCGCGGTGCCGCCCGAACTGGTGCGTGCGATCGACCGCATGTTTCCCCGCCTCAGGGCGATGCGGCATGTCGACGGCCATCTCGCCCTGTTCCACGGCGCCGGCTTCTCCAAGACCGACCTGATCGCGGCCGTGCTGCGCCTCGACCAGACCGAGGGCGGCAGCGGCGCGCGGGCCGTCCAGAGCGGCTACTACCGCCTTGAGGCGGGCGAGACCGTGGTGATCGCCGACACCGGCACGATCCCGACCGGCATCGACGGCACCGACTGCCACGCCAGCGCGCTCGCCTTCGAGATGTCGTCGCGCCGCAGCCGGATCGTCGTCAATCTGGGCACCGACCGGTTGCAGCGCAGCGAATACGGGCCGATCGCGCGCGCCACCGCCGCCCATTCGACGCTGTCGATCGGCGATGCCTCCTCGGCCCGGTTCCGGCGCTTTTCGGGCGCCCCGCGCCGCTCGCGCTGGCGGCCGACCGCGCGACCCGGTCCGATCGGGGTCGATGACTGGCGCAACGGCGAGATGACCGGCTTCACGGCCAGCCATGACGGCTATCTGCGGCCCTTCGGCCTGATCCACGAGCGCGGCATCGCCGTCGCTCCCGACGGTCGCCGCGTCGACGGCTTCGACCAGTTGCGCCCGCCGAGCCGCCGGCGCCGGGCGCCGGTCGAGGCGCTGCTGCGGTTTCACCTGCATCCGGCCGTGCGCGTCGAGCCGACGCGGGTCGAGAACACCTTCGTTCTGCATGTCGACGGCGACCGCTGGGCGTTCCGCGCCGTCGGCGCGCCCGCATCGGTCGAGCAGAGCCTTTATCTCGCCGCCGTCGCGGGCCCGGCCCCCACCGCCCAGATCGTCGTGACCATGGCCTGGCCCGATGTCGAACGGGTGAGCTGGCGTTTCGAACGGCTCGGCGACTGA